The segment aaaatgttttttgcatttagaaaataattttaagttttttaaagtagTTTCAggataaaaaggtaaattttctttttttttaatttaaattaattttgttcaaaaatattgaccattccttatttaattttattattttatttatattttaaattttttaccatcttcaggattaatttttaagtatttttttgttttaaaaatataaatataaatgtaagttaaaatagtttttgagtaaaaatctttaattttttttacataactaCAATTATattagatataaaaaaaatcattaaacttatattataatttttcataatttaaaaaattatatttttttaataaaattaaatgaaattgaaaaaaaaaataatttaaaaaaggaaaatttaagttcaacttttaaaaatttaagattatttattttttttttttgtaaatttaaatattttttgaattaaattaaaaaaaaactttcctgAAAAACATTTcagaaaactttttacttccaacggtaattttttcactatcttcaggattaattttttagtatttttttgtttttaaaatgtaaatttaaatgaaaataatttttgagtgaaaatactgaagtgttttttttataacataattaaaaaaaaatatattaaattaattttaaaaaaatcattaaatttatatgtaaaattttcataatttaaataattttatttttttaatttaaaaataataaaattaaataaaattgaaaaaataaatattttttttaatttaaggaaaatttaagttcaacttttaaaaattttaaattaaatttaaaaaaaaacattttttcagttCTATCTATCAAACTAACGTTTATTCAtccattttaatattaatttacaattatttttattttcatacattttttttcgttcctttgctcaaaattttctcttgtcaCTCTAAcccaaaatttatcttaatttattttttgtttatgattattttaaatatttattaatgacaaatatttttttttttttgcttattcaaCTTCGTGAATGAACAATAGAAACTTGATATTATCACTCGACAGTTTTTTTAGTagatagttttaattaatttttaatttaattgtgcaATTGAATCACAAACCAAATGGATGGTTGGttgctgaaaatttatttacaaattaatatttaatttttttttatattctccAGAGACTTTTGAAATCTGGGTCACGTGAAAGAAAGCAATTTTAGgtggtttcaatttttttttcgaaggaaattttttaaactttttttttctatctatagaaaagtttttactttCGTCGACGACGTTTCTTGTCAGCTTCATACAATTTCGGTAACTCATGTTCCAAATCGAGCAATTGAACGTACGTCTTAAGCACGTGttccttattattattttgcacgGAAAATGTGGAATAAAAAGTCAAGAGCTCTTTGGATCCGTCATCGTCGAGATCCGCTATCAGAAGTGAATTATCCAAACTGTTAATTTTGGGTTGACAGGTATTTGTGTCGTTTCGACAGAATTGCATCACGTGACTTTGACTCGTATTTTCGATTATCAGATCGTGGGAATTTGTGAAAGCTACAAGTACGACAGTTTCCTTCAGTAAACGGACTGTGACGTTAAAGCGAATGGCAATGGTGTTCTCGATTTTACGCAGAAGGGAGACAATGTGGTTATTATCTTCCTTGTTGCTCCATTGGAGATATTTGAAGACGAAGCCATAGGTATGAGGTTTGGCTTTCACAAAAGTCAGTGGCTCGGGAAAATGTGTATACATATTGCTTCCGGTAAAGTTATACAAGAGATTTTCGTCTCCTGTTCGGGTATTATCGAACAATTGGATGCTGGAATTGCAATTTTCCGGACATTTTCCGGTATTTTCGATTATCAAGCTGAGATGCTGAAGAGTTGAGTTCGATTTGAACGGTAATTCGTGATCGTATCTGAACTGGGGAATGGAATTTGTGGAGTTTAAGTAACCAAGACCGATTTTTGATTTGGTCAAAGCACTATATAACTCTGACAAACCGATTTGTTTGGTATAAACAGCTGTGGCATTCATGCACGAATATCGTATTGTATACatttctgctaattcaagcttgaaaatgaaTCGACATTCATCGACAGTGATTGGATTCCCGATTAACTTCCCCGTTTTGCCGGAAAGGAGCGAAAAGCTATTTTGAATGTTTGAGTCTGAGCTGAAAATATGCAAAAGTTCGTTCACTTTATCGCCATTCAAGTCGGGCAAGAGTAACGGAAAGTTGAATAACTCTTCAAATGGTTCtggaatttttccattttttgcttCCAAAGTTTGCCAAATCCAAGTTCCCGAAATGCTCTTTAAAGTACTCAATTGCCCAAAGGCATCTACAATTAAGCAATCCATTTCCCCATCAAGATCGACATCAATTATCGAGCAATTTGTGTAACGTGGTTCAACTTTCATTTCCGCAAACCACGAAATCTTTCCAGTTTTACTCAACATCGAAATAATTCCATTCGGTTTCGGGTTCACTTTTACCAGGGGATCGATAAATTTATCTCGCTTATACATGAAAATCAAGCTAGTTTCAATGCGGTCCGTCATACGTCGTTTTATCACATTCACAGGTCCACGCATCTCGAGTTTGTCGTAATCTTTCACCCAACTCATGCTGTCGCCATTTCCCCTGCACTTGCCATGTTCCGGACACGGAAGAACGAACAAGAAAATCATCACGAGTCCCAGGAGAATCACAATGGACGAGATGAAACAAAGCTTTCTGCCTGGCGACATGCCACGTTTACCCAATTTTCCACTAATCATCATGAGTTGGTGCTGATCGTCCGCCTCCAATGTCGACAACGAACCTATTGAGCAATCGTTCATTGTGGCGTTGTTCGATTCCGTCTCGGAATCCATTGCTTGTGATAAAGctgcgatgaaaaaaaaatacaaagaaattttttttttaatttgactcgAGGACAGATTTATCGATTTTATCTTACGAgcataaattttgttcgatTGATCAGGCATTTTTGCAATGCTGTTGTGTACAAATCTCGTCAATACTAAATTTACTGCAAActtattaactttttacatatttaatgAGACATCAATTTGCGAGAaaagttcgattttttttcgcagcagAAGTTTGGTGCAATTTCTGTTTAtgttttcaatggaaaaacaGGAAACGAATGACACTTCCGGAGATTGCGCAATGCGGCGGAACTCAGTGACGAGTGTTTGTGTAAAGGAATTTGACGTTTGGAGacattttttagagaagaaagaTTTTCTGGGTGAGTTACTTTATGATATCATGAATCGGGTTGAAATATAACCGGTTCATCAATTTGAAACTTAGttgcttgaattttatttttttgaggatgaattttgctttgatttttttttctttgataaaaataacaaaatttatcctCAAGTAgttcaatttcttttaaaaattaattactttactttttataattcttaataaaagatctgaaataaaataaccGATTCGCTTTTCGATTAAaactgtttttatttaaaaaatcggttCAAAATTACCgattcataaatttgaaaattaaccgattgattaaatttcttttaaaaattttttacaatttttacggctatctaagttttttaattttcgataaaattacatgatttcaagtcaaaaaatgtaCACTGATCACTTGAATTGCCCGTTTTCTGTTCGGCCAAAAAATCGGTTAAAAATTACCGATTCATCgatttgaaatttaacttttctttttttgaaaatttatttagttcagcaaaacttgaataattttcaatttgatgattttctttattgcaaaaataaaaatttatatctgCAAGtagttttatttcttcaaaaaataaaattacttaccgattatttttttttccgcgTTTTCTGCAAAACCTCCATTTATTCTCATAAAaagattcaaaataaaataaaaaatatcgattgtgcatacaatttgaaaattaaccgATACGGTTACACATACGTGTGATTGCTTAGTTTTAATATTCtgcaataaaactttaaaacagggttttttaattttgcaatacatttacgatttttttcaagtacctacgaaaaatttttctttttatagtcaaaatttgaaatattcttttcaattttaaatttgaaatttactcGTCATTTAGCTCATAAAATTACCgattcataaatttgaaaattaaccgATTCATTTCGTGCGTCATTTAATCCGTTGCCATTGAATATATCACAGTCTTCCCTCAGGCCCAGTTGGAGTGTTTTATTTGGTTAGAGTGAtcattagttaaatttatttttctataatttttcatttttatcaagtaacgaaagttttctaaaaattatgttcATAGTTTGAgccaatttatatttttttttaaatttgaaaaaaaattaaatatgatatATTTGGActgttaagtaaaaaattaccgaTTCATAAATTCGTAATTTAACCGAttcactaattaaatttaagaaaaaaaatggtttgttcaaaaattatttttctgtaagtctaaaattaactttaaaaaatataaatttaaattaaatttaattaaataaataaaatttaattaaaatttaaataaaatttataaaatttaaccgATTTCCGTAAATAACCGTTAAAATTCTAGAAACGTCAAATAACTCACTTCTGCTCCAAAAAAGTCGCTCATTCTCTCTTTTTGTagacatttttcattcatattccCATTCATAATAAACACACAACTTTTATTATCACAACAAATAGCTGATTGTGAACGACGTTTGTTATGGTCCCTTTTCCGTACGCACATATCGCACAAGTCTCCACACCGTATGTCGTACAAAAATCAATTGGTGCCCATTTCGCATGCGTgctctccaaaaaaaaaaagacagtaGTGAAAAATCTGACATATCTCTCACAGGCTGGTGCAtggctcgtcgtcgtcgtcgtcagtcTGTGTGtgtcaaacgaaaaaataatacagatgaaaatttgaccaagtttttctttttcattttcccaaaaacatcacaaatatttaattgaaatttacacGAGCGACACGGAAAAGTACAAAACTCTCGCATAATTTTGCCGTTAAGTTGTGATAAAACTCTTTCGATAGCTTTTTTGCGTCAAATGTGATTGCTTAATCAGTGGATTAACCCAGTGctagtgaaaaaaaactaaaaaaaaatttttttttttcgtttctataTATTTAGTataagtaataatattttctactACTACTACTATAACAAAACCACTTGGTCTCTGTACTACTTTGCTTCTTGGtgtgataactttttttcgccAGCACAATATTTTGCGAGgcttttatcatcatttcgAGCTGCTTCTCACGAATTAATgcaacaaaaggaaaaaaacacacaaacgcAGAGAAAAGTGTCATGATGAGAATTGCAACGACGACTGTATGACTTGCAGGCAGAACGAGCATCTACAGctaaaaaagtgaagaaaaaaaaactattgtcGTAATTGaaagggaaaatatttttgtgtgcaatttttgtacaaaaaaaaaaaaaaattgtgaatacaCAATGAAAAACTTGCGACGACGTACAAATCCGCATCATTATCACCAGAaaagtaacaataaaaataataataatcgtagaTAGTTGTtccaattttcaatcaaatataaatttatc is part of the Culicoides brevitarsis isolate CSIRO-B50_1 chromosome 3, AGI_CSIRO_Cbre_v1, whole genome shotgun sequence genome and harbors:
- the LOC134834817 gene encoding uncharacterized protein LOC134834817, with translation MPDQSNKIYAPLSQAMDSETESNNATMNDCSIGSLSTLEADDQHQLMMISGKLGKRGMSPGRKLCFISSIVILLGLVMIFLFVLPCPEHGKCRGNGDSMSWVKDYDKLEMRGPVNVIKRRMTDRIETSLIFMYKRDKFIDPLVKVNPKPNGIISMLSKTGKISWFAEMKVEPRYTNCSIIDVDLDGEMDCLIVDAFGQLSTLKSISGTWIWQTLEAKNGKIPEPFEELFNFPLLLPDLNGDKVNELLHIFSSDSNIQNSFSLLSGKTGKLIGNPITVDECRFIFKLELAEMYTIRYSCMNATAVYTKQIGLSELYSALTKSKIGLGYLNSTNSIPQFRYDHELPFKSNSTLQHLSLIIENTGKCPENCNSSIQLFDNTRTGDENLLYNFTGSNMYTHFPEPLTFVKAKPHTYGFVFKYLQWSNKEDNNHIVSLLRKIENTIAIRFNVTVRLLKETVVLVAFTNSHDLIIENTSQSHVMQFCRNDTNTCQPKINSLDNSLLIADLDDDGSKELLTFYSTFSVQNNNKEHVLKTYVQLLDLEHELPKLYEADKKRRRRK